The Oceaniferula flava genome has a window encoding:
- a CDS encoding DUF4212 domain-containing protein, whose amino-acid sequence MSKNIPSGPSPDQDSRYWKKNITVLSCILVIWFIVSFGCGILFRDWLDVHFPKVGNAPFGFWMAQQGSIICFVLLLIAYSFLMNRLDERSGYQSPEHH is encoded by the coding sequence ATGAGTAAGAATATACCTTCTGGCCCGAGTCCCGATCAGGACTCTCGATATTGGAAAAAAAACATCACCGTTCTCAGCTGCATTCTGGTGATCTGGTTCATCGTCAGTTTTGGCTGCGGGATCCTGTTTCGCGATTGGCTGGATGTCCATTTCCCCAAAGTGGGTAATGCTCCATTCGGTTTTTGGATGGCTCAGCAGGGATCGATCATCTGTTTCGTGCTGCTCCTGATTGCCTATAGTTTTCTGATGAACCGCTTGGACGAGCGCAGCGGTTACCAGTCACCGGAACATCACTAA